Proteins encoded in a region of the Triticum dicoccoides isolate Atlit2015 ecotype Zavitan chromosome 3A, WEW_v2.0, whole genome shotgun sequence genome:
- the LOC119270062 gene encoding selenium-binding protein 1-like, whose product MAAAVADAAVPAVAKANGAGAGCCAAKGPGYATPREAMEKGPREGLLYVTCVYNGTGINKPDYLATVDVDPNSATYSQVIHRLPATHIGDELHHSGWNACSSCHGDPSTSRRFLILPSLLSGRVYVVDTAKDPRAPALHKVVQAEDIAEKTGLGFPHTSHCLATGDIMISCLGDKEGNAAGNGFLLLDSEFNVKGRWEKPGHSPLFGYDFWYQPRHKTMISSSWGAPAAFRTGFDLQHVQDGLYGRHLHVYDWPGGELKQTLDLGSTGLLPLEVRFLHDPSKDTGYVGCALTSNMVRFFKTADGSWSHEVAISIEPLKVRNWMLPEMPGLITDFVISLDDRYLYLVNWLHGDIRQYNIEDPAKPVLAGQVFVGGLLQKGSDVVYVTDDDKEEQYAVPQVKGHRLRGGPQMIQLSLDGKRVYVTNSLFSRWDEQFYGPDLLKKGSHMLQIDVDTEEGGLTVNPDFFVDFGTEPEGPSLAHEMRYPGGDCTSDIWI is encoded by the exons ATGGCCGCAGCGGTGGCTGACGCGGCGGTGCCGGCGGTGGCGAAGGCGAACGGCGCCGGGGCGGGGTGCTGCGCGGCGAAGGGCCCCGGGTACGCCACGCCCAGGGAGGCCATGGAGAAGGGCCCGCGGGAGGGGCTCCTCTACGTCACCTGCGTCTACAATG GTACTGGAATCAACAAGCCGGATTACCTGGCTACAGTGGACGTCGACCCCAATTCAGCGACCTACTCCCAGGTGATCCACAGGCTCCCGGCCACCCACATCGGCGACGAGCTGCATCACTCCGGCTGGAACGCTTGCAGCTCCTGCCATGGTGATCCATCCACGAGCCGGCGCTTCTTGATTCTCCCTTCGTTGCT GTCTGGTCGCGTGTATGTGGTCGACACTGCGAAGGATCCGAGGGCGCCTGCTCTGCACAAGGTTGTCCAGGCTGAGGACATTGCTGAGAAGACCGGGCTTGGGTTCCCTCACACATCCCATTGCCTTGCAACTGGGGATATCATGATTTCCTGCCTGGGAGACAAGGAGGGCAATGCTGCTGGCAATGGCTTTCTCCTGTTGGATTCAGAGTTTAACGTGAAAGGGCG TTGGGAAAAGCCAGGTCACAGCCCCTTGTTTGGCTATGATTTCTGGTACCAGCCTCGTCACAAGACGATGATTAGCTCTTCATGGGGAGCTCCGGCAGCTTTCAGGACAGGTTTCGATCTCCAGCATGTCCAGGATGGTCTCTATGGAAGGCACCTGCATGTGTATGACTGGCCTGGTGGTGAGCTCAAGCAGACACTGGATCTAGGCAGCACAGGTCTTCTTCCACTGGAG GTGAGGTTTTTACATGACCCATCAAAGGACACTGGCTATGTTGGCTGTGCTTTGACAAGCAACATGGTGAGATTCTTCAAAACTGCAGATGGATCATGGAGCCATGAG GTAGCTATATCCATAGAGCCACTGAAGGTGCGCAACTGGATGCTGCCAGAAATGCCAGGATTGATAACTGACTTTGTCATCTCTCTCGATGACCGTTATCTCTACTTGGTCAACTGGCTTCATGGGGATATCAGGCAGTACAACATTGAGGACCCTGCAAAGCCTGTGTTGGCTGGGCAAGTATTTGTAGGTGGGCTTCTTCAAAAGGGCAGTGATGTTGTCTATGTGACCGACGATGACAAAGAAGAGCAGTATGCTGTGCCCCAAGTCAAG GGGCACCGGCTTAGAGGTGGGCCGCAGATGATTCAGCTGAGCTTGGATGGCAAGAGGGTCTATGTAACCAACTCTCTCTTCAGCCGGTGGGACGAGCAGTTCTATGGCCCTGACCTTCTCAAGAAGGGATCTCACATGTTGCAGATCGACGTCGACACCGAGGAAGGAGGGCTGACTGTCAACCCCGACTTCTTCGTGGATTTTGGCACCGAGCCTGAAGGTCCCTCATTGGCCCATGAAATGAGATATCCTGGGGGAGACTGCACCTCTGACATATGGATCTAG
- the LOC119270063 gene encoding 1-aminocyclopropane-1-carboxylate oxidase homolog 1-like — MASDHRLGALKAFDDTKAGVKGLVDAGATAVPAIFHHAPESLNDAPHHHDHQFAIPVIDLAGLATPSGRASAVGAVKAAAETVGFFQVVNHGVPEEAMSAMLAALRCFIEEPAVAKAPYYTRDHGRRVRYQSNFDLFQSPAANWRDTLFMDMAPEPPAPEEIPPACRAIAPEFAGLVQRLGSTLLGLLSEALGLRRGHLEEDAACLEGLSLACHYYPACPEPHLTLGTTKHSDPSFITVLLQDAVGGLQVLVDDDDKQQPAWADVSAVAGALVVNVGDYLQLMSNDRFKSVEHRVVAKSAGPRVSVACFFGAEGSTRVLAPIVADGGNARYRNTTVDEMARHYRAKGLDGVSSLQHVRI; from the coding sequence ATGGCCTCCgaccaccgcctcggtgcgctcaaGGCGTTCGACGACACCAAGGCCGGCGtcaagggcctcgtcgacgccggaGCGACGGCCGTCCCCGCCATCTTCCACCACGCGCCCGAATCCCTCAACGACGCGCCGCATCACCATGACCATCAGTTCGCCATCCCGGTCATCGACCTTGCCGGCCTCGCGACACCGTCCGGGCGAGCATCGGCGGTCGGTGCCGTGAAGGCGGCCGCGGAGACGGTAGGCTTCTTCCAGGTGGTGAACCACGGCGTGCCGGAGGAGGCCATGTCGGCGATGCTCGCGGCGCTGCGGTGCTTCATCGAGGAGCCGGCGGTGGCCAAGGCGCCGTACTACACCCGTGACCACGGCCGGCGCGTGAGGTACCAGAGCAACTTCGACCTGTTCCAGTCGCCGGCGGCCAACTGGCGCGACACCCTGTTCATGGATATGGCACCGGAGCCGCCGGCGCCCGAGGAAATCCCCCCGGCGTGCAGGGCAATCGCCCCAGAGTTCGCagggctggtgcagcggctggggAGCACGCTGCTCGGGCTTCTGTCGGAGGCGCTGGGCCTCCGGCGAGGGCACCTGGAGGAGGACGCCGCGTGCCTAGAGGGGCTGAGCCTCGCCTGCCACTACTACCCGGCGTGCCCGGAGCCGCACCTCACGCTGGGCACAACCAAGCACTCCGACCCCAGCTTCATCACCGTGCTCCTCCAGGACGCCGTCGGCGGCCTCCAGGTGCTCGTCGACGACGACGACAAGCAGCAGCCGGCGTGGGCGGACGTGTCGGCAGTGGCGGGGGCCCTGGTGGTGAACGTCGGCGACTATCTGCAGCTCATGTCCAACGACAGGTTCAAGAGCGTGGAGCACCGCGTGGTGGCCAAGAGCGCGGGGCCGAGGGTGTCGGTGGCCTGCTTCTTCGGGGCGGAGGGGTCGACGAGGGTGCTTGCGCCGATCGTCGCTGACGGCGGCAACGCCCGGTACAGGAACACGACGGTGGACGAAATGGCCAGGCACTACAGGGCCAAGGGCCTCGACGGCGTCTCCTCACTCCAACACGTCAGGATCTAA